From the Gouania willdenowi unplaced genomic scaffold, fGouWil2.1 scaffold_197_arrow_ctg1, whole genome shotgun sequence genome, the window AATTCGTTGGTCCTCAGATCCAGTAATTCTTTGAGATCGGATATTTCCTTGTCTTTGCTTTGAAGGATggtgttgttttcttcttcccaGAAATTACTTCCTCTTCGAAGTAAGGCATCGGTTAAAGGGTCTTTTGTCATgttatttgacatttttaatcTTCACTCGAAGAATGCTAATGTGTGACGAGTTAGTCTGGAACTGAACAAAACACTACTTGAGCTCCTTTTTAAAGTGTCAGCTATGACTGCCTTTGATCTTTGTTCATATCTTTTCTGTGTCACTATGACATCACTGCCTTCTAAATTTGGTTCTGCATGTTGATTGGCtgccaagaaagaaagaaactggTGTCGTGTTGTGGTggaaaaattgattaattatatttACTCGTGTACTTTCTCATATGCTTACTCATTAATTTGATCTTATTCAAATATATTGTCTTAAGTTGTACACTTTCCATGTCTTTTGTCTTCCTCTTTCTGGAAGGTTGGTTAACTCGCCCTCCCAATACACATCGGCCAGACACGAcgactcccacacacacacacccacacacacatttctacgcTCATCCTTTGAACCGACCCCCTGCCTCTCTGCCTTTTGTTTCTCACCtcttcggggggggggggtgagggTAGGAAGTGGAACTGggtaaaaatgtgtgtgaaatgtgGTCCGGGGGTCAGTCTCGTGTTGCTCCCTTTGGCCAGAGGGATCTCCCTTTTGGCCAAGGGGAGATCCCTTTGATTATCCTGTCTGtaccttttttatttactttagaataaaatcattttttattacttcatcatccctccagaatggtcttcatcatttatcaccgcagagtgtgttttcaagtcaaagacgaggtatccgtaaatttcaccgtcaCCATCACATGATAACTAAACTACCCTTCACTgggacacaaagaaaaaaaagcaacaattgTCCATTATGGTGGGAAGACTCCCTTatgactgtggctcaggtggtagtgagtcgtcttctgatcgagaggttgggggttcgatcccagtacctgactatgtgtcgaagtgtcctcgggcaagacactgaaccctaagttgctcccagttgtcgactagcgccttgcatggcagtcctgtcccactggtgtgtgaatgtgagagtgattgggtgaatgagctgatatgtaaagcgctttgagactgcttcagtgtggtgataaagcgctatataaatcaagtccatttaccaagtccattTATGTCAATGAACAAAGGCCAGAGTTAGATTTGTTTATGGCATGAAGCTGGAATTGAAGGAAGTGCAGCCATGTGAACAGGGTGCTTTCAAGGGTCACAAGACAATATCACATGCAAACAGCAAGTCTTCAAGGGTGACTGGATTTGGATTGTGGAACCATGTGTTCAACAGCATGACGAAGGCAATATTTAAGTGAAAAGGAATATTGCATCAAatgaataaagtaataataataataataaagtaaaacatCTTTAATGAGGTAGAATACATTGTAATAAGCATATTTCAATATAATAAACACCACAAACATGTAGGACACATATGAATACATTGGacaattgttgttgttggttttccTTTGGCAGCATCAATTTATTGTTCAGTAGCACAGTTCTCGACGGTTTCATTGGGGGATTGCCATCCATGTTTTATCCATGACTGGAGTGTCCATGTTTGAGGTGTCAGTTCGTTTAGGCAGGTAGAATCATCTAGCCCCATCACAAACTTGTTCTGGAAGGTAAAAAAACATCCAACCAGTATCTgcacaaacattaaacacaacataaaagctaaattctaatttttcctgttttttttttttttttttttttttaattttagtgactGCCTAGTAGAGGTGGAGGTCACTGTTGGTAATGAAGATACATTGAAAGCACATATTAGCTTTGCAGATAAAATGCTGTTCCACAGCTGTGATAAGCTGCAGAGAAGACCAGTACGCTCTgaaagcaaaagaaaaatataatatatctaATAAGGTTTGCTTCCCAGGGCACTCAGAGCATCCAAAACATGGAGGAATCTGTTTTAAACTCTGGATGTTGAGATGAGAAACCATGGCCAGGTGTCCTCAGATCTATTGCGTGCAGAGAAAGAACACTTGAGAGGAAgcacaaaaatgaaattattagtCTGCAGATGATGTTAAAAAGCAAGATGGATGCACTTGAAGACGTTTTACAAAAGGTCATCCTTCCTCCCAAGAGAAGTCATGCTGTGGTCAAAAAATAAGCATCGACATCTTCCATCAACAATCAAAAATTAACATAATCTACTTGGATGCTACAGGAAGTATTGTAAGAAAACCATAAGACAGCTCAGGttctgtatatgtatatgagcTGGTGGTCAGAAACCCACACAAAGATTCACCAGTTCACCAGTGGCTATATATGTAACCtgtcataggcggagtttgagattctgcCAGAGGaggcagcaaaaaaataaaatgaaataaataaataaatatatatatatatattttttttttttgcaccgttcaatccaccgctttatatcTATAGACACTGAGTGCAGGGTTTTTTACTTGAAATGAaaatttttggcatttaaaatatttgtatactgTGTAAGTtatgttaaaaaatggaaaactaatgaaaacttttgatcactgggggggcaatgccccccgcaaactctgagtatgtaacCTGTAATCACATAACTTCCTCAGTCCTGTATTTTCTCAGTTCTTTCCAAACAGATCCTACCAAACAATATGGACACAAAAACATCAGGTCCATCAAGATCTCATGTGATGGTTCCCTTGTACTTAAACAATTCATTTCACTGGTCTTTTGCCCAAAAAATCTCAAATCCGCGCTGCAGCAATGTTACCAAATATTGATCGGAAAAGTCACAGCTGAAGACTTTGAGCAACCAATCCTGCACCAATGGCACAGAAAACAGTAAATCAAAGTATTGTATTGCCCTCATAGCACACACCAAGTTGTCTGCCTACGGCTCTAAATAATGACGGACACTAAAGAAATACAGAGTATTGAGGATTTCAAGCACTGGAAAATCAgcagttaaaatattttttgtaatgacTGAGGGTCTACAGTTAGTGGCAAGTGAAAGGTTGAACTTGTGGCATTTTCCTTTGCAGTCTGGCAGCAGAAGTAGACGATTGTACCTTCCAAGGATCAGAGAATATCACCACCTACAAAGGAACAAAACAACCATAAACTGCCTGATCCCGTTTGGGATCTTCTTGACTGTGTGGACTTTTTTAAGAAACATTTGAATACTtcgcttttcagaaaagcttttggttaaatttatttttttttttttttttaaattaacttttattatcctttttatgatgctgctcctgCTGTCATAAATTCACCTTTAttctattatatttttatgatgttgctcctgttatttaaatttttcctctgttctgtacagcactttgtaatttaaaaacactGAAGAATGCTTGTGGCTCCATTGTATGTCCATTAACACCAATAAATATTTCACTGAAAGGAAAACACAGACACTGAAAGCAAATTCAGGTAAAGTTGGTTTGTTATTGGACATTTGGTTGAAATAGCTTCTATATTTTTGACCAAAGTGGTTCAAATATGTTTTCTTAATTTCTTATCTCACTGTCTAACTTAAGTTAATGTTTTTCAGGTTCTTGTCTTTTGGAAGAGTACGTCGTATACGATACAAACGGTGGATCACATGTGGATCTCACAATATCCTAATTACTGCCGTGTACGTCACATTTCTCCTGCTTCCATTTCATAAGTGCATACGTGTTGTTTGAGCATTCCTTAATGGCACAGTGTGGGCTAAGAATGTTGATTTAAGGAGTTTTAAGTAGTGAAAAAGCTTTATAATGTAAAACACACTGAGATATTACGCTGGGTAAAGTGACTTTGGCAAATGATTGCGCATGCATAGTTGAAAGGTTGGATTGTATAACCATTATAACTAAAGCAAACATTGATAGAGAGCTGGTCAACAGGTCTTTGATCTCTTCGTATCTGAACAAAATCAACAGCATCAGAGTAATTGTCAAGCATAACCTCTGCAATATTTCACATAATTATACGCGTACTGAAGGTGTGCTTGATAAACTCTTCTGGTAACTCATTGATCATCGTCCTCCTGTCAGGAATATATTTAAGGCTGTTTTAACAGTTGAAATGCACAGACAGAGAAGAGAGATGGCTTTGCTTCTTCCATTAGTGCTGCTCAGTATCTGCTGCATCTCAGCAGCTGTACCCCAAGCTGAGTCTGAGAATAAAACCATTTCAACCAAACCTGCAGGAGACGAACCTCCAAGTGTCCTGAACCAACAGCAGAACTTTGTCCCTGACATCAACACTGTGCTGAGAGACATCAGCGTCCAGCTGGCTAAACATGAGGTGGAGGTGAAGCACCTGCAAAGACAGAATGAAGGTAATGTGATGCACATTTCTGAGCATTGAAACATCGTggaacacattgaaaacatagatttataccagggtggactgggacaaaaattcagccatAGCATTATGTGTCCAGACctgtccactacattatcagagacacTATGTCGAagttgttattaagtcagtgatccTCAACAAGtcgctctttatgtcttcattttaattattgttattatttttgcacatttttcaagttatttttgaaactTCTCAAATGTTGTGCTCTCTttgatttttttggccacttttcattccaataagctaccttttgcccacttaataccacttgtttccttttctccttacattttgcctctttttgtcccacatttttgccctatttcactattgtttgccacatttttgcccaattaagctaccctttgccattacatatcaccagttcctctttatttgcccatttttggccattcttgactgcttttgaccAGTTTTAGTcgctttacactcttttcttgccatgtttttgctagttttggaccatttttagccacctgttaccacatctgcctccactcgcttgtcaaaaaaaaaaaaaaaaaaattgctttcctgcagagaagtcttgtgggatgagatttcaccggagatacgaggctcctgcccaaaacaacgttcaatgtaAACACGTTCAATGCGCAATtctactttgtcaacatttagaaacattgcttttattttgcggaaatctgtaatggaaacatagCTTAAAcgttacaattgaataaattcgatagatttgatttgattgtcCTGATTGTTGACATGGACAGAAATTTGTAGCTGTCATTAACCCACAATTTTAGCACTGAACCACTCAATACATTTCACTACTTAatgtatacaaatattttttcatcGTCAAAGTTTTGTGttactattattgttttttgtttttttccacaaagacacCATTCGGTTCATTTTCTGTGCAGCAAACACATCACtgataaatgtaaacattttccaAACATGTGAAATGTATTAAAGCATTTAACGTGTGATAGTCAAGGTTTATAGTCTTTTTCAATAAAGAATTGATTTCAGAAAAGATGCATATGTGAAACTAGTGGTTAAACAGAGGCCCTAAACTTCTATGAGGAATTTCACAGGAATCTGGGGGTGTTAAGTTTAAAAACAGACCTGCAGACTTCATGTATGAAAGGACCCTCTAAGTGATAAATCGAGGGGCACCTATTTTGACAATTGAGGGGAGTTGTAGGGTGTGAGCCAATGAGCACGTTGACACCGGTGTTGGTCGTTATCAGAGACTTGGGAACCGATTATTTGTTCCAGATGAAAGACATGATTTACCAAATCTGCGATACTGAGCTGATGAGGATCCAGGCGTAAATTTCCTTTCTTATGTCTCCACATGATGATGAACTGTTTCTGTGTACTTTCACAAACTAGAATTGGGCTGTTTTCACTATAGGGTGATGAGCTAATGTTAAAGGGGGAGGACTTCTTTTGAACCATATATGCGAACACAGATTCTGAATAGCTCAGAGTTTTGCATCAATTGGCCAGCAGCTCTCAGCAGGGCTTCACTTTTTTGTAACCTGTTTTGACTTTtgattgtattaataaactgcATATTACTTACAAGTCATTCGTCCGAAGACTTTTTCCACACCACCTTTTTGTCATCACTTCTACACCACAAGATTCAACACATGTTCCTCATTTCCAATTTAACACAAGTACAAAGTTAGAATTGTCTGTATTCATAAagatcaataaaacacaatacaatTTGATCAAtcttcatttcatgtatttattattgcattttctGCAGTACAgagcaggggttcccaaacttttcagcccacgacctcTAAAATAATGGTGAAGGAGACTGCTGACCCCCACTATCCCAGTAAATCATATACCATTTACTTCAGGTTACAAAGATGCtggattgttttgtttgttcttggGTTTCTTAACCTTTAACCAGCTCTTGAATTTTTTCCACAGTGCTTTCaactttgaatatttttcctTCTTATCCTTCTCCTTgtccttgagtgtgtgtgtccttgtaGAGTGGCTGTCCTTCTGCTGCTCAGCATTTGCTTGTGCGTCCACTAAGATATTCTGCATCTGAGCGAGGTCGTCCATCATGGTAGAAATCTTCTTGGAGTTCTCAGACCGCTCCTTTTCTATCTGCAGATCTTGGGCGTGAAGCTTTTCCTTTGCTTTATCCAGGGAGGTCTGTAGCAGGGTCAGTTGTTGTTGGGATCGGCTCTCTTTCTGGCAGTGAGCTTCCTCTAATGCCTGGACTTCTTTCAACGCTTCAGCCTTCTCCATCACCAGTTGGGTGCACTGGTCTGTCTGGATTTTGAAGTCCTCCTCCACCTTCTTGAGAGCGTTGCTTATTTCTGTAATAGTCCGTTGATGTTCATCAATGAGAAGATccttctttttcaaatgaaaatctTTGTCTAGGATGATCTTCATAGCCTCAGCTCGCTGCTGGTCAGCATTTTCTTGTGTGTCCACTAAGACATTCTTTGTCTGAGCGAGGTCGTCCATCATGGTAGAAATCATCTTGGCGTTCTCAGACTGCTCCTTTTCTCTCTGCAGATCTTGGGCGTGAAGCTTTTCCTTTGCTTTATCCAGGGAGGTCTGTAGCAGGGTCAGTTCTTGTTGGGATTGGCTCTCTGTCTGGTAGAGAGCTTCCTCTAAATCCTCGACTTCTTTCAAAGCTTCAGCACACCCCATCTCCAGTTGGGTGCACTGGTCTGTCTGGATTTGGAAGTCCTCCTCCACCTTCTTGAGAGTGTTGCTTAGTTCTGTTATAGTTTCTTGATGTTCATCCATGAGAAGATCcttctttttcaaatcaaaatctTTGTCACAGATGATCTTCTTAGCCTCAGCTTGCTGCTGACTAAAAGATCTGTCCTGATGCTCAAGCCGGTTGTTCAGCTGATGAATCTCACACTGCAAAGCATCCTTCTCTGCCACCAACTGATTCTTCTGAGCATTGAAATTCCGATGTAACTCCTCCAGTGAAAATTTGGTCTCGTTCACATCTTCTTTATGGCTTTGAAGCCTTTGTGCTTCCTGCGGGCTCTTCTCCAACTGCTGGGTTTTCTCCAGCAATTGTGCTTTTGTCGTACGCACTATTTTTTTGAGTTTGTACATTTCACTGTCTTTACTTTTAAAGATGGAGTTGATTTGTGCTTCCATACGCTCCCTCTCCATCAGGTACTCCTGCAACTGCTTGCTTTTGTCGTAGAATTCGTTGTTCCTCAGATCCAGTAATTCTTTGAGATCGGATATTTCCTTGTCTTTGCTTTGAAGGATggtgttgttttcttcttcccaGAAATTACTTCCTCTTCGAAGTAAGGCATCGGTTAAAGGGTCTTTTGTCATgttatttgacatttttaatcTTCACTCGAAGAATGCTAATGTGTGACGAGTTAGTCTGGAACTGAACAAAACACTACTT encodes:
- the LOC114458850 gene encoding ELKS/Rab6-interacting/CAST family member 1-like gives rise to the protein MSNNMTKDPLTDALLRRGSNFWEEENNTILQSKDKEISDLKELLDLRNNEFYDKSKQLQEYLMERERMEAQINSIFKSKDSEMYKLKKIVRTTKAQLLEKTQQLEKSPQEAQRLQSHKEDVNETKFSLEELHRNFNAQKNQLVAEKDALQCEIHQLNNRLEHQDRSFSQQQAEAKKIICDKDFDLKKKDLLMDEHQETITELSNTLKKVEEDFQIQTDQCTQLEMGCAEALKEVEDLEEALYQTESQSQQELTLLQTSLDKAKEKLHAQDLQREKEQSENAKMISTMMDDLAQTKNVLVDTQENADQQRAEAMKIILDKDFHLKKKDLLIDEHQRTITEISNALKKVEEDFKIQTDQCTQLVMEKAEALKEVQALEEAHCQKESRSQQQLTLLQTSLDKAKEKLHAQDLQIEKERSENSKKISTMMDDLAQMQNILVDAQANAEQQKDSHSTRTHTLKDKEKDKKEKYSKLKALWKKFKSWLKVKKPKNKQNNPASL